A genomic segment from Synergistaceae bacterium encodes:
- a CDS encoding SDR family oxidoreductase, with protein sequence MSRLLVTGGAGFIGSHLCEKLLERGNEVLCVDNCYTGSKANVASLSRHPHFEFIRHDVTFPLYVEVDAIYNLACPASPVHYQRDPVQTTKTSVHGAINMLGLAKRTRAKILQASTSEVYGDPVEHPQTEAYWGNVNPIGTRACYDEGKRCAETLFFDYHRQHGLHIKVARIFNTYGPRMDLNDGRVVSNFIVQALKGEPITIYGDGNQTRSFCYVDDLVDGLVRLMDSDDDFTGPVNLGNPGEFTILELARKVLEQTVSKSELVFDPLPQDDPRQRRPNTTLALQKLDWRAVTPLDEGLSRTIADFRARLRKQ encoded by the coding sequence GTGTCTCGTCTTCTCGTTACCGGTGGAGCTGGGTTCATTGGGTCACATCTTTGTGAAAAATTACTAGAGCGGGGGAACGAAGTACTTTGTGTCGATAACTGTTATACAGGCTCTAAAGCTAATGTCGCGTCTCTTTCGCGACATCCTCATTTCGAGTTTATTCGCCACGACGTGACGTTTCCGCTCTACGTGGAAGTAGACGCAATTTATAATTTGGCATGCCCGGCTTCACCTGTCCATTATCAGCGAGATCCGGTACAAACAACAAAGACATCTGTGCATGGGGCAATCAATATGTTGGGTTTGGCGAAGCGTACGAGAGCGAAAATTCTTCAGGCTTCCACGTCTGAAGTTTACGGTGATCCTGTGGAGCATCCTCAAACGGAGGCCTACTGGGGTAACGTGAATCCTATTGGGACACGGGCTTGTTATGATGAAGGCAAACGTTGCGCGGAAACGCTTTTTTTCGACTACCATCGTCAGCACGGGCTCCATATTAAAGTGGCACGTATTTTTAACACTTACGGACCACGTATGGATCTCAATGATGGACGAGTAGTCAGTAACTTCATCGTTCAAGCCCTAAAGGGAGAACCTATCACCATTTACGGCGATGGAAACCAGACGCGTTCTTTCTGTTACGTTGACGACCTTGTTGATGGATTGGTGCGTTTGATGGATTCCGACGACGACTTTACTGGACCCGTGAACCTTGGCAACCCAGGAGAATTCACTATCCTAGAACTGGCGCGTAAAGTCTTGGAACAGACGGTCAGCAAATCAGAACTTGTTTTTGACCCTCTCCCTCAGGATGATCCGCGCCAACGTCGCCCAAACACGACTCTAGCACTACAAAAACTGGATTGGCGGGCCGTTACTCCTCTTGATGAGGGACTCTCTCGTACTATTGCGGATTTTCGCGCGAGATTGAGAAAACAATGA
- a CDS encoding sugar transferase, whose protein sequence is MKDNVFTEDAALNSLPVQSAFYVAKRLTVQLTQVALDFGVYWVCLGLVLSLWTSIPGVLQVERKLFLSGVFLVCFAFNSLYEFKSWMFWDEMRAVLKASVTATVIVIVALFTLRLPFSRVAIFVSAALFAPSCLVGRYFFRRLLFGLGLLKTRILIIGAGKTGELYAKKIKEHSFMSCEVVGFLDDDAAKWGTTVVDVPVLGGVEDFAEIQQNLNVGEVVVAIPSSARDLRAHILDIAGMRVKRVSYIPDMYMLTTFTASMRDVDGVPVISSSRNPVNLIKTMMDWGGALIALFLFSPIFLYVAYRIKKDDGGSVFFTQTRMGHNMVPFTMYKFRTMVPNAEQKLKEMLKDETLRQEYEISFKLKNDPRVTKIGHFLRKSSLDELPQLFNVLKGEMSLVGPRPFVPWEIETRYGEMARQIYSVKPGLTGLWQVSGRNDILDYQQSKDLDLYYTRNWSLWLDIVILFRTIQIIINADGAY, encoded by the coding sequence ATGAAGGATAATGTTTTTACCGAGGATGCCGCTTTGAATTCTCTTCCTGTTCAATCAGCTTTCTATGTCGCTAAACGCTTGACGGTGCAATTGACCCAGGTGGCGCTGGATTTTGGTGTTTACTGGGTCTGTTTGGGACTCGTGTTGTCCCTGTGGACTTCTATACCTGGCGTTTTACAGGTAGAGAGAAAGCTTTTTTTGAGTGGCGTTTTCTTGGTATGTTTCGCTTTCAATTCTCTCTACGAATTCAAGAGTTGGATGTTCTGGGACGAAATGCGGGCAGTTTTGAAGGCCTCAGTGACGGCGACGGTGATTGTCATTGTCGCTCTTTTTACGCTGAGGTTGCCTTTTTCTCGGGTTGCTATCTTTGTTAGCGCGGCTCTCTTTGCTCCATCGTGCTTAGTGGGGCGTTACTTTTTTCGTCGATTGCTTTTCGGGTTAGGACTCCTTAAAACGCGTATTCTGATTATTGGAGCGGGAAAAACAGGAGAGTTATACGCCAAAAAGATAAAAGAACATTCCTTTATGAGTTGTGAGGTTGTGGGTTTTCTGGACGATGATGCTGCGAAATGGGGAACCACCGTGGTCGATGTTCCTGTTCTAGGTGGGGTGGAAGATTTCGCGGAGATTCAGCAGAATCTGAACGTGGGGGAAGTCGTTGTGGCAATCCCCTCGAGTGCGCGAGATCTACGAGCTCACATCTTAGATATTGCGGGGATGCGCGTGAAGCGGGTCTCTTATATTCCCGATATGTACATGCTTACCACTTTCACTGCTTCTATGCGTGATGTGGATGGTGTTCCGGTGATATCTTCCTCACGAAACCCGGTAAATCTAATTAAGACTATGATGGATTGGGGAGGAGCTTTAATAGCGTTATTTCTTTTTTCGCCGATTTTTTTGTACGTGGCCTATAGAATCAAAAAAGATGATGGAGGAAGTGTTTTTTTTACACAAACACGTATGGGGCACAATATGGTGCCTTTCACCATGTATAAATTTAGAACTATGGTTCCAAACGCAGAGCAAAAGTTAAAAGAAATGTTGAAAGATGAAACGCTGAGGCAAGAATACGAAATTTCTTTTAAACTTAAAAACGACCCTAGGGTTACAAAAATTGGTCACTTTTTGAGAAAAAGTAGTTTAGATGAATTGCCTCAACTTTTTAACGTCCTTAAAGGTGAAATGAGTCTTGTGGGACCGCGTCCTTTTGTCCCGTGGGAAATTGAGACCCGCTACGGAGAGATGGCACGCCAAATTTATAGTGTTAAACCAGGTTTGACAGGGTTATGGCAGGTTAGTGGTCGGAATGATATTTTAGATTATCAACAAAGCAAAGATTTGGATTTATATTACACTCGTAACTGGTCACTGTGGTTAGATATTGTTATTTTGTTTCGCACGATTCAGATTATAATCAATGCGGATGGGGCATATTAA
- a CDS encoding DUF4177 domain-containing protein, translating to MRRKFFLVLACGVFFVGFMGLPVVYAQEIVRYEYKIVPLNSLTPLQKKAETVEKLNEIEGILNKEGLQGWDMVSIFAVRTTFDPNVFFVAMKRPLSNSQTNSQTKGTQEP from the coding sequence ATGAGGAGAAAGTTTTTTTTAGTGTTGGCTTGTGGGGTGTTTTTTGTGGGCTTCATGGGCTTGCCCGTTGTGTACGCTCAGGAGATTGTGCGTTACGAGTATAAAATTGTGCCTTTGAATTCCTTGACTCCCCTGCAGAAGAAAGCGGAGACAGTGGAAAAGTTGAACGAAATCGAAGGGATCCTTAACAAAGAAGGGCTTCAAGGTTGGGATATGGTCAGCATTTTTGCCGTGCGGACTACGTTTGATCCCAATGTATTTTTTGTGGCGATGAAGAGACCTCTTTCTAATTCTCAAACTAATTCTCAAACAAAAGGGACGCAGGAGCCATGA
- a CDS encoding SLBB domain-containing protein, with product MNNPNIKEKYALFCVLFIGALLFFLPHADAAALATGERTSGVVSTTSARSTSALVGEAAAPLEGTFVQGETSSSALDVGDTNASDPAEGPSEMEINQYFAEILGASDFTPNPVGTLLRRLPRYGMSFFRQSPSTYAPVDSVPVTAGYLLGPEDELVITLWGMVEGNFNVTINRDGFANVPNIGSVRLLGYTLEEAKRVLKAAFDRYFTDYQMNVSMGGLRSVTVYVTGDVRRPGAYTISSFATLVNALLASGGPSNSGTLRCIELKRGGKTITTFDMYDLLLKGDKTKDVRLLPEDVIFVPPTGPLVGLTGEIRRPGVYELKTKTRVQDLLYLAGGISAQTFKGRIQYYKIGDQSYRTVFEGGVQELSGTLLSDGDILRLFPVINLSTIVKIGGPVGRPGTYGVVPGVTKISELISYAGGLLITASNRAELTRITPTPSGPVTSRFEIDVSAALSEDPAHNLTLEVDDYLLVHIIPDWESQRMVNIRGEVLHPGTYAVIKGERLSDLLLRSGGFTSRAYLRGGVFTRRRVAEEQRKELNRTADQMERDLLEVSGQQTTNSASAARAEEYQRRRELIESLRNVPALGRVVIKLDVSEAIKGTPWDLELEDGDQLQIPQVPSTVEIMGAVYAASSQVYNSRMGINDYINAAGGYLRTAHKRMLYLMKADGTIVRLTRGAGVLSSKKWMPPKGLSAMVEPGDTIVAPVKYSDRQSFESLRDTIDIIYKVAVAVGVIIR from the coding sequence ATGAACAATCCAAACATAAAAGAAAAGTATGCTTTATTTTGCGTTTTATTTATAGGAGCGCTGTTGTTCTTTTTGCCCCATGCCGACGCGGCGGCGTTGGCGACTGGAGAACGGACGAGTGGCGTTGTATCGACGACTTCTGCGAGATCCACATCAGCACTCGTAGGAGAGGCGGCGGCGCCTTTGGAAGGAACCTTTGTTCAGGGAGAAACTTCTTCTTCGGCTTTGGATGTGGGAGACACGAACGCTTCAGATCCTGCTGAGGGGCCTAGCGAGATGGAGATCAACCAGTATTTCGCCGAAATCTTAGGAGCGTCAGATTTTACGCCAAATCCTGTGGGTACTTTGCTACGACGACTTCCTCGCTATGGTATGTCGTTTTTCCGTCAGTCACCCTCGACTTACGCGCCTGTGGACTCCGTGCCGGTGACGGCAGGTTATCTCCTAGGTCCAGAGGACGAGTTGGTGATTACCCTCTGGGGAATGGTAGAGGGGAATTTTAACGTTACTATTAATCGGGATGGTTTTGCTAATGTACCCAATATCGGGTCGGTTCGCCTGTTGGGGTATACCCTGGAAGAGGCGAAAAGGGTTTTAAAAGCGGCTTTCGACCGCTACTTCACGGATTACCAGATGAATGTTTCCATGGGGGGCTTGCGCTCTGTCACTGTTTATGTAACGGGGGATGTTCGACGCCCAGGGGCTTACACGATTTCCTCCTTCGCCACGCTGGTCAACGCTCTTCTAGCCTCAGGGGGACCTTCTAATTCCGGTACTTTGCGTTGCATCGAGCTGAAACGCGGAGGTAAAACGATTACGACTTTCGACATGTACGACTTGTTGTTGAAAGGGGATAAAACGAAAGACGTTCGCCTTTTGCCAGAGGATGTGATCTTCGTTCCTCCCACAGGGCCTTTGGTCGGTCTGACAGGGGAAATTCGGCGTCCCGGCGTCTATGAATTGAAGACGAAAACTCGCGTCCAAGACTTGCTCTATCTGGCAGGGGGCATTTCCGCCCAAACTTTTAAAGGACGCATTCAATATTATAAAATTGGAGATCAATCTTACCGTACCGTTTTCGAAGGCGGAGTACAAGAGTTGTCAGGAACTCTTTTGTCGGACGGGGATATTCTGCGTCTGTTCCCTGTGATCAATCTTTCCACCATAGTGAAAATTGGAGGACCTGTAGGACGTCCCGGCACTTATGGGGTTGTGCCCGGTGTGACGAAAATCAGCGAACTTATTTCCTATGCGGGTGGTTTGTTGATAACGGCCTCCAACAGAGCGGAGCTGACACGCATTACTCCCACCCCCTCTGGGCCTGTGACGAGTCGTTTCGAGATTGATGTCTCCGCCGCTTTGAGCGAGGATCCAGCTCACAACCTCACGTTGGAAGTAGACGATTACTTATTGGTGCATATTATCCCCGATTGGGAATCTCAACGGATGGTCAATATCAGAGGGGAAGTTCTTCATCCTGGAACTTACGCGGTGATCAAGGGAGAACGGCTTTCTGACCTTCTTCTTCGGAGTGGAGGGTTTACCTCTCGGGCTTATTTAAGAGGGGGAGTTTTTACCCGTCGCCGTGTAGCGGAGGAACAACGTAAGGAATTGAACCGCACAGCCGATCAGATGGAACGAGATTTACTGGAGGTATCGGGACAACAGACGACCAATTCCGCGTCGGCCGCTCGCGCTGAAGAATACCAACGCCGTCGCGAGCTGATCGAGAGTCTTCGAAACGTGCCTGCGCTGGGGCGGGTGGTGATCAAGCTGGACGTTTCCGAAGCGATTAAAGGGACGCCTTGGGACTTAGAACTGGAGGATGGGGACCAACTTCAGATTCCTCAAGTGCCTTCCACTGTGGAGATTATGGGAGCGGTGTATGCTGCTTCGTCTCAGGTGTATAATTCACGCATGGGAATTAACGACTATATCAACGCGGCGGGCGGGTATCTGCGTACTGCTCACAAGCGAATGTTATATCTGATGAAAGCCGACGGCACAATCGTTCGTCTTACTCGGGGAGCGGGTGTTTTGTCGAGTAAAAAATGGATGCCGCCCAAAGGACTTTCCGCTATGGTGGAGCCGGGGGACACGATTGTCGCTCCTGTGAAGTACTCCGACCGGCAATCTTTCGAGTCGCTCCGAGACACGATAGACATTATCTACAAAGTGGCGGTGGCAGTGGGGGTCATTATTCGATGA